Proteins from one Chryseobacterium arthrosphaerae genomic window:
- the mce gene encoding methylmalonyl-CoA epimerase — translation MKLEHIGIAVKSLGISDNLFARLLGKDSYKQETVEREGVVTSFYETGESKIELLEASNPESPISKFIEKKGEGIHHLAFGVENILQEVQRLKKEGFQFISEEPKEGADNKLVVFLHPKSTNGVLVELCQEKQ, via the coding sequence ATGAAGCTAGAACATATCGGTATTGCCGTAAAATCTTTAGGGATTTCCGACAATCTTTTTGCCAGATTATTAGGAAAGGATTCCTACAAACAGGAAACCGTGGAAAGAGAAGGGGTAGTGACTTCCTTCTATGAAACCGGGGAAAGTAAAATTGAACTTCTTGAAGCCAGTAATCCTGAAAGCCCGATCTCGAAATTCATCGAAAAAAAGGGGGAAGGCATCCATCATCTGGCATTTGGCGTTGAAAATATTCTGCAAGAAGTGCAAAGACTGAAAAAAGAAGGTTTTCAATTTATCTCCGAAGAACCGAAAGAAGGTGCTGATAACAAATTAGTTGTATTCCTTCATCCCAAATCTACCAACGGCGTACTCGTAGAACTTTGCCAAGAAAAGCAATAA
- the rbfA gene encoding 30S ribosome-binding factor RbfA — MESNRQRKVAQIIQEDFAELFRKQAADSKQSILVSVSDVKVTADLGIAKIYLSIFPQEYRTAVMKEIEENKPQYRNFIGQKMAKQVRIIPQLNFYLDTALDDVEKLERELRGEGDNPVL, encoded by the coding sequence ATGGAAAGTAACAGACAAAGAAAAGTAGCACAGATCATTCAGGAAGACTTCGCAGAACTTTTCCGCAAGCAGGCTGCTGACAGCAAACAAAGTATATTGGTATCCGTTTCTGATGTAAAAGTAACGGCAGATCTGGGTATTGCTAAAATCTATTTGAGCATCTTCCCTCAGGAATACCGTACTGCTGTGATGAAGGAGATTGAAGAAAACAAACCTCAGTACAGAAACTTTATCGGCCAGAAAATGGCAAAGCAGGTGCGTATCATTCCACAACTCAACTTTTACTTGGATACAGCTCTTGATGATGTTGAAAAACTGGAAAGAGAATTAAGAGGCGAAGGCGACAATCCTGTATTATAG
- a CDS encoding ABC transporter permease has translation MKNIAFYIASRYLLAKKGSTAVTFITWLAVGAMTVAVAAMFVIISVFSGLEDLNKDLISNLHADLTIKSTSGKTIKDLDKVNTVLSRTKEISSFSRVIEEKVYISFNGKGDIAYLRGVDSAYVKVNPINKEVFYGTYPSFRYSNEVLMENSLDNRLSIPVDSSNHYATVFMPKPGTGIISKEEDIYNKRDILVTGVFPGKDQLDNYIVSPIELTEELLNLPKRSAYQIVIKLKNPENADAVKQSLVSSLGKNIEVKTKEEENAAFWKMINTEKLFIYLIFALVIFITTFNLAGAIIILQLDKKEQAKSLISLGFPLSHLRMTYFYTGILIVVSGVITGLIFGTALCYFQLYTEFFRANEALPFPVKIVGKNYLIVALTASIFGIAISWFFSKISKEYITKN, from the coding sequence TTGAAGAATATTGCATTTTACATAGCATCCAGATACCTTCTGGCAAAGAAAGGCAGTACTGCCGTTACGTTCATCACGTGGCTGGCCGTAGGTGCCATGACGGTTGCTGTGGCTGCAATGTTCGTTATTATTTCAGTTTTTTCCGGACTTGAGGATCTGAATAAAGATCTTATTTCCAATCTGCATGCGGATCTGACGATAAAAAGTACTTCAGGAAAGACCATCAAAGATCTGGATAAAGTCAATACTGTTTTAAGCAGAACCAAAGAGATCAGCAGTTTTTCCCGCGTGATTGAGGAAAAAGTATATATCAGCTTCAATGGAAAAGGTGATATTGCCTATTTAAGAGGTGTTGATTCTGCTTATGTTAAGGTAAATCCCATCAATAAAGAAGTATTCTACGGAACTTATCCAAGCTTCAGATATTCCAATGAAGTATTGATGGAGAACAGTCTGGATAACAGATTATCTATTCCGGTCGATTCATCCAATCACTATGCAACGGTTTTTATGCCTAAGCCGGGAACCGGAATCATCAGTAAAGAAGAAGATATTTACAACAAAAGGGATATTCTGGTTACAGGAGTTTTTCCTGGAAAAGATCAGCTGGACAATTACATCGTTTCTCCTATTGAGCTGACGGAAGAACTATTGAATCTGCCTAAAAGATCAGCTTACCAGATTGTCATTAAATTAAAAAATCCGGAAAACGCAGACGCTGTAAAGCAAAGCCTGGTTTCTTCTCTGGGAAAAAATATTGAGGTCAAAACAAAAGAAGAGGAAAATGCCGCCTTCTGGAAGATGATCAATACAGAAAAACTGTTTATTTATCTGATTTTTGCCCTGGTGATCTTTATTACAACCTTTAATCTTGCCGGAGCGATCATCATCCTTCAGCTTGATAAAAAAGAACAGGCAAAATCTCTTATTTCACTGGGCTTTCCTTTAAGCCATTTAAGAATGACCTATTTCTATACTGGAATCCTTATTGTGGTTTCGGGAGTCATTACCGGTCTGATCTTTGGAACAGCACTCTGCTATTTCCAGCTTTACACCGAATTCTTCAGAGCCAATGAAGCGCTTCCTTTCCCGGTAAAAATCGTGGGAAAAAATTATCTCATCGTAGCGCTTACCGCTTCTATATTCGGAATCGCCATTTCCTGGTTCTTCTCAAAAATCAGCAAAGAGTATATTACTAAAAATTAA